CAAGTATAAGGATCTTATTAGCGGAGTATGCGGAATGATCTTATCAGCCGTATTTTTTATGTTAAGCGTGCAGATTGGTTTGAAGGAAAAGGATGCCATAGGAGCCAGTTTCCTTCCTAAAATTGTAACTGTTATGATGTTCGTCATGTTTGCTATTGTTACATATCGGGGAACGAGGGATGCAAAGGTAGGGAAAGAAGAAAAGAAACTGGATTATGTGCCGAACTTTAAGGGCGTAGCTCTGATGTTCATAGCCATGCTGGTATATGCATACTTGTTAAAACCAGTCGGTTTTATTATTACCAGTATTTTATTTCTTATGGCGGCTATCTGCCTGATGACGAAAAAAGAAGAATTAAAACCGGTGAAATACACGGTTATTGCCATAATTGTTGTAATATTTATCTACTTTATTTTTATGGAAGTCTTTGGAATCCGTATTCCAAAAGGAATTTTATAGGAGGTGTCTGCAATGTCATCTGATATTGTTGCTGGTGTTTTATCCATCTGTGACGTGAAAATTATGCTCCTTATGCTTCTTGGAGTATTTATGGGAATTATTATTGGAGCAATCCCGGGCCTGTCTGTAACCATGGGAGTAGCCTTATTTCTTCCTATTACCTTTGGCATGGAGCCGGTGGCTGGCTTATCCCTTCTGGTGGCTTTATATATCGGCGGTACCTCTGGCGGATTGATTTCCGCTATTCTCCTCAGGATCCCGGGCACGGCCTCGTCTGTGGCCACATGCTTTGACGGACATCCTATGGCGGAAAAAGGAGAGGCGACGAAAGCTCTTGGGGTAGGCATTGTATTTTCCTTCCTGGGAGGCTTTGTAAGCTACATTATTCTTATGCTTCTGGCGCCGGCCATTGCGAAAATTGCGCTGCAGTTTGGTCCTTACGAATATTTTTCTATTGGAATTTTTTCAATGACCATGATAGCCAGCCTGGCGTCAGGGTCTTTAGTAAAGGGGATTATTTCTTCCCTGCTTGGGGTTATGATTTCCTTTGTGGGAATCGCTCCAATCACCAGCTTTACCCGTTTTACCTTTGGGGAATCAGAATTAAACGCAGGCTTTACCATTCTTCCAGTGCTGATCGGTCTTTTTGCCGTGGCCCAGGTGCTGACCTCTGTGGAGGAAAAGTTTAAAAAAGAGGATATGACCGTACAGTCCTGTAAGATTAAGGGTTTTGGCTTTACGAGAGAGGATATTAAGGGACAGGGCTGGAACTTTTGGGTTTCCATGCTGATTGGAACTGGCATCGGAATACTGCCGGGAATGGGCGGCAGCATCTGCAACATTATTTCTTATTCTGTAGTAAAAAATCATTCTAAATACCCGGAGAAATTCGGAACAGGGATTGTGGATGGAATTGTGGCCTCAGAGACTTCCAATAACGCCAGTACAGGAGGCGCGCTGGTGCCGCTTTTAACCTTGGGGCTTCCGGGGGATAATACTACGGCTTTGATTCTGGCAGGATTTATGATTCACGGAATCACCCCGGGACCGCTTTTGTTCCGCTCAGAGGCGAAGCTGGTATATGGCATTTTTGCCGCTCTGATTGTGTCTAATATTATGATGCTGATTGTAGAGTATATGGGAATCCGTGTGTTTACCAGACTTCTCACTGTGCCGAAAAACCTTCTTCTGCCAATTGTTATTGTATTCTGCGTTGTAGGCGCTTTTGGCTCCAACAATCGTGTGTTCGACGTATTTGTAATGATGTTTTTCGGTTTGATTGGATATGGAATGAAAAAGCTAAATTATCCGCAGGCTCCTATTATCCTGGGATTCATTCTGGGGCCAATAGTGGAAACTAATCTTAGGAGAGGCCTTATGAAAAGCCAAGGAGACTTTATGCCGTTTCTCACTTCCCCTATTTCTTGTTTGTTCCTGATTATTGCGGCGGTAATGTTGGCATTGACCATTAGGAAAGAGATTGTAAAATTGAAAAGGGCAGGCGCGGCGGCATAAGGCGGCGTTTTGCGGAAATAAATAAAAAGAGGTAAAGTAAGATGATGACAGAAAATAAGTTAAGGTATATGTTGGATCACGGTATGTCTACAGTAGCTACCAGGCTGCAGTCCTCCTGGCCTACAGTAACGGAGACCGTGGGAATTACAGGAGAGTATGATTATGTGGAATTTCTGGCGGAATACGCCCCATACGGACAGTATGATTTTGAAAATATTGCCCGGGCGGCGGAGGTACACGGAATGGGCACCATGATTAAGGTGGATTACCAAAACCGCTATTATGTGGCTCAGAAAGCTGTAGCATCAGGCTTTCAGGCTGTTCTCTTTACAGACCACAGGACGGCGGAGGACGTGGAAAAGACGATTCATATGATTACGCCTGAGTGCCCGGAATTTGAGGGAGGAATGGGATTTGTAAACCGCAGATGGGTGGGGAACACCTGCTCTATGAGGCAGGAGGATTATGCCAGAATGGCTTCCAGCACTGTAAAGGCATTTATGATTGAGAAAAAGGAAGCTGTGGATAACATTGATGAAATCTGTTCCGTGCCAGGACTGGATATGGTACAGTTCGGCCCTAATGACTTTGCGTTAAGCTCAGGCTTTAATATGGCCGACGATATGGAAAGAGTGAGAGAAGCGGAGAGAAAGGTGTTTGAAGCTGCGAAAAAACACGGCGTCCACGCCAGAGCCGAGATGAACTCAGCGGCTGATATGGAGTATTATCTGGGACTGGGAATCCGCCATTTTAATATGGGAATGGAACTGCGTATTTTGAGAAATTATTTAAAACAGCAGGGAGAAGAAATGAATCAGATACTTAGAAAAGCCGGATTAAAATAAGAAAATATCTGCCGGGGCTTAGGTGCCTTGGCAGATATTTTTCTGGAAATAAAAAAAGAATGCAGAAGAAGAGACTCGAACTCTCACGGTATCGCTACCACACGGACCTGAACCGTGCGCGTCTGCCAATTCCGCCACTTCTGCATATCTAATATGTCTTAAAGACATGTGTCATTATATGGCAAAATTGTGTCATTGTCAACTGTATTTTTCAAAAAATTTAAAGAATTAAAAAAACAAAAAAACTTATAAAAAGGGCTTGCCATCTTTTGGGAACTGTGCTATACTACATTCCGTTGGCAAGCGGGAGTGCTGGAATTGGCAGACAGGCAAGACTAAGGATCTTGTGGGTGTATGCTCGTGTGGGTTCAAGTCCCATCTCCCGCATTGGTACAAAGGCGTATTCCTATGAGGAATACGCCTATTTTTATCATATAGGAAAGTTCACAGCGCTTTCCTAAAAATTAAAGGAGAGAAAACATATGACAATCAGAATTGGTATATTAGGATACGGCAATCTGGGCAGAGGCGTAGAATGTGCAGTAAAGCAAAATCCAGATATGGAGTTAAAAGCAGTTTTTACAAGACGGAATCCGGAGACAGTAAAAATTCTTTCTGACACTGCAAAGGTATATCATATAGATGAAGCGGAGAAAATGACAGATGAGATCGACGTTATGATTCTCTGTGGAGGAAGCGCCACAGATCTGCCTGAACAGACTCCTAAATATGCTGCAATGTTTCATGTAGTAGACAGTTTTGACACTCACGCCAGAATTCCGGAGCATTTTGCAGAAGTAAATAAGGCTGCCGCTGAAGCCGGAAAGGTTGCAATAATTTCTGTAGGATGGGACCCGGGAATGTTTTCCTTAAACCGTCTTTATGGCGAGGCTGTTCTCCCTGCAGGAAGCAATTATACATTCTGGGGCAAGGGCGTAAGCCAGGGACACTCTGACGCTATCCGGCGTGTGGAGGGAGTAAAGGACGCCAGACAGTATACAATTCCTGTGGAGGCTGCCTTAGAGGCGGTGAGAAACGGCAGCAACCCTGATTTAACCACAAGGGAAAAACATATCAGAGAGTGTTTTGTAGTGGCAGAAGAGGGCGCTGACTTAAAGAGAATTGAAGACCAGATCAAAACCATGCCTAATTATTTTGCAGAGTACGATACAACAGTTCACTTTATCAGTGAGGAGGAGCTTTTGAGAGATCACAGCGGAATCCCTCACGGCGGTTTTGTGATCCGCAGCGGAAAAACAGGCTGGGAAAATGAAAATACACATGTAATAGAATACCGTTTAAAACTGGACTCTAATCCGGAGTTTACATCCAGCATACTCACTGCTTATGCAAGAGCTGCCTACAGGATGAGCTTAGAGGGACAAAAGGGCTGTAAAACAGTATTCGATATAGCCCCGGCTTATTTATCTCCAAAAACAGGAGAAGAGCTGAGAAAGGCTATGCTGTAAGATACTATTCAGGAGGAGCTTATGCTGAAGTTAGAACATGTTTCCTTTGAGGTAAAGGAAGACAGGGGAGAAAAAGGGATTATAAAGGATTTAAGCCTGACCTTAGACGACGGAAAGTTTATTGTTATTACAGGTCCTAACGGAGGGGGAAAATCTACTTTGGCAAAATTAATTGCCGGTATTGAAAAGCCTACCTCAGGCAAAATATTTTTTGATGAAAAAGATATTACAGAAATGAGCATCACAGACAGAGCCAATATGGGCATCAGCTTTGCTTTTCAGCAGCCTGTAAGATTTAAGGGCGTTCAGGTTCTGGATTTAATCCGCCTGGCCGCCAGACAGGAGCTGTCTGCAGCAGAGGCCTGTAAATACTTGTCAGAGGTAGGACTTTGCGCCAAGGATTATATTAACAGGGAAGTAAACGCAAGTTTTTCCGGCGGCGAGCTGAAAAGAATCGAGATTGCAACAGTACTGGCCAGAGGAACAAAGCTTTCTGTGTTTGACGAGCCTGAAGCAGGCATAGACTTGTGGAGCTTTCAAAATTTAATTCAGGTGTTTGAGCGGATGAGAAAGGCCATTAACGGCTCAATTTTAATCATTTCTCACCAGGAGAGAATTCTTAATATTGCAGATGAAATCGTAGTAATCGCAGACGGAAAAATTACAAAGCAGGGCCCCAGGGAAGAAATTCTGCCTGAGCTTTTAGGCACTGCGGCTGCAGTGGCCGGATGCGACGTATTATCAGGGAGGTGAGTGAGATGGATGAAATTCAGAAAACACTTCTGGAAGAAGTGGCGGACCTCCATCAGATTCCTGCCGGCGCTTATAATATAAGGGCCAACGGCCAGGTGGCAGGCAGAAGTTCCACAGCGAATATTGAAATTGTAAGCAAGGAAGACGGCACTGGAATTGATATTAAAATTAAGGCCGGCACAAAAAATGAAAGTGTTCATATTCCTGTAGTAATGACTCAAAGCGGGTTGACAGAGCAGGTATATAACGACTTTTACATCGGGGATGACGCGGACGTAGTAATTATTGCCGGCTGCGGCATTCACAACGGAGGAGATTCCAACTCCAGACACGACGGCATCCACCGCTTTTTTGTAGGGAAAAACGCGAAAATTAAGTATGTGGAAAAGCATTATGGCAGCGGCGACGGAAGAGGGCAGAGGATTATGAATCCTAAGACTGAGGTTACTATGGAAGCCGGAAGCTATATGGAAATGGAAATGGTGCAGATTAAGGGAGTGGATTCTACAAAAAGACTGACTGTTGCAGACTTGGGAGAAAGGGCTAAAATGGTTGTAAGGGAAAGACTTTTAACCCACGGCACTCAGGATGCAGTCAGCGAGTTTGAGGTGAATTTAAATGGCGCAGATTCCAGCGCCAACATTATTTCCCGGTCTGTTGCTAAAGAGGAGTCGTCCCAGGTATTTATTTCCAAGCTTCACGGAAACGCCAAATGCGCAGGACATTCAGAGTGTGATTCCATTATTATGGACGACGCTAAAATCAGCGCTATTCCTGAAATTACAGCCAACAACCCGGATGCAGCCCTGATCCATGAGGCTGCCATTGGAAAAATTGCAGGGGAGCAGATTACTAAGCTGATGACCTTAGGCCTTACAGAGGCAGAGGCGGAAGCTCAGATTGTCAATGGATTCTTAAAGTAAAATCAGAGAATTTTCAGCATATCCCAGGCTGGTGCAAAGGTAAATCACTTTTGCGCCGGCCTTTTTGTATTAAGAAAAGACTGGCTGCTCATATAATTAAGGTAAAAGTATAAAATTTCCGGGGAAAATTTGAATAATCAAAAGCTGGAGAACCTGTTAAATTTAGCCTTAGAAGCGACAGAAGAGGAGAGAGAAAAGTCCAGGCAGCTGGAGGTAGGATATGATCCAGAAGAGAAAAAATGGGAGCTGATTGTAAGGCACACAGGCAGCTTAATGTTTTTGGAGGAACAGGGAATTAAAGTAGAAGAATTAACAGGAGGATATGGGATTTTAACAGTGCCGGAAAATATGATCCCTTTTTTAGTTTCCATCCCTGAAATCGAATATATAGAAAAGCCGAAACGGCTGTTTTTTTTCATTGCCCAGGCAAAGGATTCCTCCTGTATTTCTTATGTACAGACAGATGTGCAGGCGGGAGGGCTGGGGCTTTCAGGGAAAGGAACCGTGGTGGCTGTTATTGACTCAGGAATTGATTATTTTCACCAGGACTTTAGAAATCCAGACGGAACTACCAGGATTTTAGAACTGTGGGATCAGGGGCAGAACAGAATTTACACAGAAGAGGAGATTAACCAGGCCTTGGCTGCAGGAACCAGGGAGCAGGGGGAAATGATTGTGCCCTCCAGGGATTTAAGCGGCCACGGGACGGCGGTAGCCGGAATCGCCGCAGGAAACGGCAGGGAGCAGGGCGGCAGATACAGAGGAGTTGCATACGAAAGCCGGATTTTAGTGGTAAAGCTGGGCAGAAGTAATGAAGGAGAATTTCCCTGGACCACAGAGCTTATGCGGGCGATAAATTATGTAGTTGTAAAGGCGGCGGAAAACAGTTGGCCATTATGTGTAAATATTAGTTTTGGCAATACATATGGCTCCCATGAACCTTATAATTAAGGGAAAACATAAGAAAACACTGATATTTCCTGTGTTTTCAGGAGATTCAGTGCTTTACTCAGACTCATGATCGGTTGTCATTCTGGTCTTATAATACTCTGTCAGGATCATATTGATCTGCTGGGAACGTGTACGAAAGTTCTCTTTCGCATCCTTATCAATCTCAGTGACCAGTTCTTTGGAGAGGGTAGTATAGACCTGAACATTATTGGAACTGATAGCCATGTGGCACCTCCGATTCGATTTTAATAGAATTATTCTATCATACTTCTTCGGGTGGGGCAATGTGAACCGAAAAAAGCGACTATTTATTGATAGGCTGACACAGTCAGTAAAGAAAAATCTGCGAATAAAGAATGATAAGAAAGGTAGAACAGACAAATGAAGAAAACAATTTTTGAAGAAATGGGCGGTACTTATAGCAGAAATGGGGATTATCTTATTCCTAATCTTACCTTACCAGAGGAAGAAGAACAAAGATTTATCGGTGTATGGGGACAAAAACATTTGCAATATTTGAAAGAGTACCGCAAAATGGTATATTTGAAGATGCTTACAAGCGGCAGGCTGAATGGTTATTTAGCGGATATAGAGAAACAGGCACAGGAACGCTTTGAAAGGATTGTAGAGCAGATGAAAAAGGCGCAAGGCATTACAGAACAGCTAAAGGTGGAAAATGCCTTGGAATGGATAGGAAGAATGAACAATATACAAGTATGTGCGAGGGAGATTGTGGATAAAGAGATAATTTATCAAGAATGAAATGTAAGATAAATAGTGTATAAAATGTAGCAGGGCATCATAAGATAAAATTGTAATTGCATTTTCCACATAGTTCGTGTAAAATGTAATTAGAAAAGCTGTGCATCAGCGGTGGGTTGACACCTAAAATCTGATACGTTTTCCGAACGAAGGTGTCGGAGGTTGGCAGGCAACGGAAAAACCTGATATTTTCCAGACGAAGGTGCTGGAGGTTGGCAGACAACGGAAAAATCAACCATGAGAAGGGAATGTTTAGTGCTGCGGCGTGAACATTCCCTTCTCTAAATTTTATGGGATAAGGATTAAGTTATGGACAAAAGACGTGCAATTCAGATTATGACAAAAGCAGCACAACTATATAAAGAACATCTTGAGGATCAGAAGGTTTTGTTCCTATATGGCTTACCGAAAGAGGTGAATAAGCAATTACAGGAAAGTAATAAGATTTTGTCATCTCTACAGGGATATGAAGTTGTTTTCCACAGATACAATTTTTTACATTTGACAGGAGTTCGGTTGAATAAAAAAGAGACAGCTTCCGCAATTCATTTTTACCAGAAATGCCTGGATAAGCGATTAACGGAAAATGATTTTGTTTTTGCAAAAGATGGCTCAACGGGGCAAAAATTGGATATATTGGAACGTATGATGCTTATTAAGAAAAACGTAACAATGATAGGAGAATTTACAGATCGAGGACCGAAATTATATACAGAAAAAGCTGCCGGGAATATCTGTGGTTGTATTGGCTTCGTAAAAGATAAAAATACGAAATTAAATGTACCGAACACATTGCTGAAAAAGGATATCAGAGATGTAACAGCACAGCCTACATATAAGGTGTTTGCTGTCATATCAAAACATTATACAGACGAGAAATATACAAATCTTGTGAAAATGGATAAATGTATTGATTTGAAAGAGTGTTGTTTCTCAGAAACAATAGAAAATATGATAGATAGAGAAAATTTATAATGAAATAGAAAGAAACCATGCTACTGCTTTTTGTAACAGTATCATGGTTTTATTGTTTGTCGCCTATATTTCAAGTTGACCGTTACTTTACAAAATTGGCAATGTTATAATTATCATTGATTTTAGAAGAGGGGAGAGTCAATGGAAATCAGTAGAACTGGTTTTGCAAGCATAGCGTTTGGATATCCAAACGCACTTTGGGAGCCCCCCAAAACCCCATTTTGTTGGCTTTACAAAGTGAGAATTTTTTGCTCAAGATAAAAAGAGAGTGCGTAAGCAGAAAGAAATCAAATTATGCTTACGCACTTTGTGCCTCACTTTTGCTCGGTGGTTAGCAGTTTGTGAATTATTGGGATGAAGCAATATAACTGTTTTGAGAAAACGGGATATTTTTTATATTAGTAGTTTAAACATTATAGTTCTGTGTTGTGCGATTTTTGCCTGGATTGAACAGGATGTTTTTTTTGCAATTCCTGTTTCCTCTGATATTCAAGTTCCCAGGTACGATGAGAGAAGCTATAGGGATCTTCCATATTGAGATCATCCACCTCATGGGCTGCGATATCACGATAGTGATAGTCATAAGTTTTACCAAAAGTATCTTTGAGCTGTTCAATCAGTTTCTCTCGGAAAGTAGGTCGGATCTGGATTCTGGTATCCAGTAATTCTGTGTATTGCTCCGGTTTAGACAGGGATTTTTCCTCTTGGAAAGCTACAGCATCTTTTTCAAGCTGCCCTTTGAGAGTCATATCCTGAGAATCAAGAATATCCAGATTCTTATCCATCTGGTCGTATTTTCTGGAAAGACTCGCCATATCTTTCTCTGTGGAGCATTCAGCCTGAAACAGCAGCTGTTCTTTGGCAGATTTCAGTTCCTCAATTTCTTCTGTTATGGTTGTAAGCTGCTGATTTAACTTGATATGCTGCAAAGGATTCAGAATACTGGTTTTATTTTTTTGCACATGTAGTTCTTTCTTTTCAGTAACTTTTGCTTTGAGTTTTTTCTTAATGGTATCATATTGATTCAGGATAGGACGAAAGTGCTGCATCCAGTCATGGATCACTTCTTTTTGCATCTCATTATGAAGTAAATGATATTGTGTAAAAATCATATGATTGCGGATTTCTTCCAATGTTTCTGCAATTACCGGAATAGACTTTTCTACAGCTTGCGCCAATTTTTTTATCTGTGCTTTTAATTCCCGTAGTATTCTGTTATCCGCACGAATCTGACGGTTGATTTCACACCGGTCAGCTATCATGCCTTTCTTTTCCATATTCTGGGCAATGTAGCCTTCGTGGATGGTTGGCTGTTCAGTGATTCCCTGAGCTGCAAAACTGCGGTGATCAATGGCGGCATTTATCTGATTAAGGGCAAGCATTTTATTTACGGCATTTGCCCAGTTTGCTCTCCAGAGGCAGAGCTGTTCCTCACTGTTCCATTGTTCGGAAATCGGGTTTTGTCTGCCATACCGGGTGCTTTTTGGATGTTTGTCGATACGTTCATAACCTTTCTCCTGTGCTGCCGAGGGAGTTAGATATACTTTCTTTTTCCCTGCTTTATAACGATACTGTTTCTCCCAGCCCTCTTTCTGAGCATCCTTAAATTCAGAAGCAGTAAATCCCTTTTCTTCCCCGTCTTTTACACAAAGGTATTCTTTTTCTGTTTTGTATTGCCATGTTCCGTTTTCGTTTAATGGACGGACAGTAAGTAGAATGTGTGCATGGGGATTGTGACCATCTGTATCGTGAATGGCGAAATCGGCACACATTCCCATATCTACAAAATTTTTTTGAATAAAATTCTGAAGAAGAGAAATATTGCTGCTTTTATCTAGCTCAACGGGGAGTGCGACAACAAATTCTCTTGCCAGTCGGCTGTCTTTTGTTTTCTCGGCAGTTTCTACAGCATTCCAGAGCTGCTCCCGGTTTTTCCATTCAGGCGGAGCCATAGGGGGAAGCATTACTTCCTGATAGATCAGTCCATGTTTTCGGGTGTAGTCATGCTGGATGCCATCATAATCATTATACATCCGACTACAGCTCATATAAGCAGATGCAGCGACAGCAGACCGCCCGGAACCACGGCTGACGACCTTGGCTTGCATATGATAAATTGCCATATCTGACACCTCCTTTCGATGTTGCCTGCAACAGCGGATAAGCCCTCGGCAGAGCGCACGAGCCCCGCAGGGGATACCACTGCCCGATTTATCGGGTGGTGAGTAAGTGCGCCCTTCGGGATTAGAATTTGTGTGTTTATAGTCCTCTTAGCCGGATTATAAGCTCCCGCTTTAGGGTATCTAAATCCATTTCTTTAATATGTGGAGCAATGCTTTCCAGAATCGCTCCTTCTTGAATCAATCTGCGTGTTCTGGAATTACGCTCTTTTTTGCGGTTTCTTGCTTCAGCTTCTTCAAGACGGTGTTTTGCTTGTAAAAGTGCTTTTTCTTCTGGTGTCATAATTCTTTTATTTGCCATATCTGGCACCTCCTTTTCATGCCCGTATCCGGGCGGTTTTGGTTTTAAAATTTTGTGGTTTGGTACTATAGTTTTAGATAACTGACAGCAGCATGCCTCTGATGTTAAATAAGGAAAGGAAGTAGTACCACTATCAGTGAAAAATAATTATCGTGTTATACTTCTTTGATTCCATTCTGGTTTGGAGCATGATTATCTAACAGGATTTTTTTCGCTTGCTTTAAATTAGCTGTTGCATTATCCTGACGGATATTCCGATTATTGATACGGATAGGAACACATCTCTCCAGAATACGGTCATAAATTCGTTTGTGTGCGATATCAGCGGCGTTATTCAGCTCTGATAAAGTGAGATTGGTCGTTATGATTAGGGGTTTTTTACTGCGGTAACGACTGTCAATCACATTGAATACCTGTTCCAGTGCAAAGTCAGAGTTTCGCTCAATTCCGAGGTCGTCAATAATCAGAAGACTGTAGCGGTTTAAGCTGTTGATGAACTGGTTTCTGTCTTCAAAATGCATCCCGGTAAGTGTATTCAGAATCCGGGAAAAGTTGGTCATCAATACAGGGACGCCTTTTTCCAGAAGGGCATTGGCAATGCAGCCTGCAAAGAAAGATTTTCCGGTACCGACATCGCCCCAGATGAGAAGTCCGGAAGCGTTTGCTTTCATCTCTTCCCAGTTACTTACATAATTGTGTGCCAGTTTCATTTCCGGATTGATGCCGTTATCTTTGGCAAAGGTGTAGTCATAGAGTGCTTTGTCCTGTAAGCCGCTGGTTTTGAGATGCTCTATTTCCATTTGCTTTTCATGAAGTTTTCTCTGGGCTTCTTCCTGCTCAAAGATTTCCTGCTGGCATTTACAGCGGATGGAAGGAATAAGAACCTTTCCCTGTAATTCATACCTGCATTGCCTTGGCGTATTGCATTTGGAACAGTAGATCAGGTGGTCTGTTTCGTTAAAATATTCATCAGACTGAAGCTCTCTGTTTGGTGTTATAGCTGGTGGTTTTTCTGTAAATGTTGTCATAATGTTTCGTATTCCTCACTTTCATAATTTCGTTGCCGGGAAGCAGGATGATCCTGTCTTGCCCAACTGATGATGGTAGCTGCATGGTTTTGGTATTGTTTTCCGGTAGAAGCCATATAACCGGATAAGCGTTCCATATAATCTTGCCAGTCAGGGATTGTCTGTCGGATATCTTCCAACTCCGTCTCTGACAGAAAAACATTTTGAAATTTTCCATAAGGTGAGCGTGGCTCTTTACTCCCCCTTATTGCTAAATGGTTCTTTTTTATCTCTTTCTTATTACCAGACAGTTTTCTGTCTGTATCAGGGAAAGAATCCTGTCTGTCAATAGGACAGTTTTCTGTCTGTTTTAGGGAAAGAAATCTGTCTGTATAGTTGGTGGTTTCTTGCGGGAGTTTTACATAGATCCGATTGGGGTGTCCGGGTCCCTGTCGCTTTCGGAAGATAAGCTCCTGTTTTTCCAGTACTGCCAGAGCAGTTTTCACCGTCATTTGGCTCTTGTGGAGAATTTCTGCCAGTGCTTCAATCGTAAAGTAAACGAACACATGACCATCAATATCTGACCAGCCCTCATTTTTCTGGGAAAGTCTTGCCCGGTCGAGCAGGATCGTATAAAGCATTTTGGCAGTTTCGTTTATTTCCATGTCCAGAAGAAAACGGGGAAACATCATATAAGATGGCAGGTTAGTGTCTGCTGTCAGAAAGTCCGTCATGTGTTCACCTCCAATCAGTTATTCGCCAAGAAAATCCCAGTCTACATCACTATCTGGCAGTGAATTTTCAGGTGCTGGAAAGGACGCCCTGATTTGGGGCTCCCTTTGCACCATGCCTGCAGTCAGTCCGGAAAGAAAAAGTGGCAATGCCTGTTTCAGACTGTTTTCCACTGCATCTACAATCTGTTTCACAAAAAGTTCTTCACGTTCTCTTGTTTCCAGATAAGGATCAGTCTGTGTGCGGTAGTAGCGGTCAAAATAATCTACCAGTGCAAGAGAGATTACCTGACTGTAAGATTTAAAATTCTGTCTATCCATTGTCTGTAAATATTCCCAGGCTTTCCGCTGCTGATCTTTTTCCAGATTAAATCGCAGGTTTGTGTTGCGGA
The window above is part of the Lachnoclostridium edouardi genome. Proteins encoded here:
- a CDS encoding adenylate cyclase — protein: MQNNIRNTNLRFNLEKDQQRKAWEYLQTMDRQNFKSYSQVISLALVDYFDRYYRTQTDPYLETREREELFVKQIVDAVENSLKQALPLFLSGLTAGMVQREPQIRASFPAPENSLPDSDVDWDFLGE
- the mobQ gene encoding MobQ family relaxase, whose protein sequence is MAIYHMQAKVVSRGSGRSAVAASAYMSCSRMYNDYDGIQHDYTRKHGLIYQEVMLPPMAPPEWKNREQLWNAVETAEKTKDSRLAREFVVALPVELDKSSNISLLQNFIQKNFVDMGMCADFAIHDTDGHNPHAHILLTVRPLNENGTWQYKTEKEYLCVKDGEEKGFTASEFKDAQKEGWEKQYRYKAGKKKVYLTPSAAQEKGYERIDKHPKSTRYGRQNPISEQWNSEEQLCLWRANWANAVNKMLALNQINAAIDHRSFAAQGITEQPTIHEGYIAQNMEKKGMIADRCEINRQIRADNRILRELKAQIKKLAQAVEKSIPVIAETLEEIRNHMIFTQYHLLHNEMQKEVIHDWMQHFRPILNQYDTIKKKLKAKVTEKKELHVQKNKTSILNPLQHIKLNQQLTTITEEIEELKSAKEQLLFQAECSTEKDMASLSRKYDQMDKNLDILDSQDMTLKGQLEKDAVAFQEEKSLSKPEQYTELLDTRIQIRPTFREKLIEQLKDTFGKTYDYHYRDIAAHEVDDLNMEDPYSFSHRTWELEYQRKQELQKKHPVQSRQKSHNTEL
- a CDS encoding ATP-binding protein yields the protein MTTFTEKPPAITPNRELQSDEYFNETDHLIYCSKCNTPRQCRYELQGKVLIPSIRCKCQQEIFEQEEAQRKLHEKQMEIEHLKTSGLQDKALYDYTFAKDNGINPEMKLAHNYVSNWEEMKANASGLLIWGDVGTGKSFFAGCIANALLEKGVPVLMTNFSRILNTLTGMHFEDRNQFINSLNRYSLLIIDDLGIERNSDFALEQVFNVIDSRYRSKKPLIITTNLTLSELNNAADIAHKRIYDRILERCVPIRINNRNIRQDNATANLKQAKKILLDNHAPNQNGIKEV
- a CDS encoding replication initiator protein A, with product MTDFLTADTNLPSYMMFPRFLLDMEINETAKMLYTILLDRARLSQKNEGWSDIDGHVFVYFTIEALAEILHKSQMTVKTALAVLEKQELIFRKRQGPGHPNRIYVKLPQETTNYTDRFLSLKQTENCPIDRQDSFPDTDRKLSGNKKEIKKNHLAIRGSKEPRSPYGKFQNVFLSETELEDIRQTIPDWQDYMERLSGYMASTGKQYQNHAATIISWARQDHPASRQRNYESEEYETL
- a CDS encoding DUF3847 domain-containing protein gives rise to the protein MANKRIMTPEEKALLQAKHRLEEAEARNRKKERNSRTRRLIQEGAILESIAPHIKEMDLDTLKRELIIRLRGL